AGCGAAGAACAGCGTGTTGAAGCTGATGGCTGCTTCTCTGCTGGCCGAAGGCACCACGACCATCACGAACTGCCCGGAGATTCTGGACGTTCCGTTGATGGCCGACGTGCTGCGCAGTCTCGGCTGCTCCGTCGAGATCGAGGGAGCGACCACCACGGTCACGACGCCTCCCGAGATCAGCCACGAGGCGGTCTCGGTGTACATGAGCAGGCTCCGCGCCTCGGTGTGCGTTCTCGGTCCGCTGGTGGCGCGCTGCCGCCGTGCCGTGGTCACGCTGCCCGGCGGCGACGCCATCGGTTCCCGTCCCCTGGACATGCATCAGAGTGGGCTCCGACAACTCGGTGCGGACAGCCACATCGAACACGGCGCCGTGGTGGCCGAGGCGGAGAATCTGCACGGGGCCCAGATCTGGCTGGACTTCCCCAGCGTCGGAGCCACGGAGAACATCCTGATGGCCTCGGTGCTGGCCGACGGCACCACGGTGATCGACAACGCCGCGCGCGAACCCGAGATAGTCGACCTGTGCGTGATGCTGCAGCAGATGGGCGCCAAGATCGAGGGCGCGGGCACCTCCACGTTGACCGTGCACGGCGTCACGTCGCTGGAGCCGGTGCATCACCAGGTCATCGGCGACCGCATAGTTGCGGCGACCTGGGCGTTCGCCGCCGCGGCCACACATGGTGACGTCACGGTGCACGGAGTCGACCCGAACAACGTCAATCTCGTGCTGGAGAAACTGCGCGGTGCGGGTGCCGATATCTCCTCCTCGGACTCGAGCTTCCGCGTGGTGATGAGTTCCCGCCCCAGCGCGGTCGACTACGTCACGCTGCCCTTCCCCGGTTTCCCGACCGATCTCCAGCCCATGGCGCTGGCACTGTCGGCCGTGGCCGACGGCACCTCCATGATCACCGAGAACCTCTTCGAGTCGAGGTTCCGCTTCATCGAGGAGTTGGTGCGCATGGGGGCCGACGCCCGCACCGACGGGCATCACGCGGTGGTGCGTGGTCAGGAGCGGTTGTCGAGCGCTCCGGTGTGGGCCTCGGACATCCGCGCCGGGGTCGGTCTGGTGCTCGCCGGACTGTGTGCGGACGGTGTCACCGAGGTGTGGGACGTCTTCCACATCGACCGTGGCTATCCGGAGTTCGTCGAGCAGTTGCGTGGGCTGGGAGCCGAGATCGAGCGGGTCACCGACTGAGAGGCGGTCGGCGGCTCGGTTGGTCGTTTCGGCGCTGGGAGCGCCGAAGAAGATCTCGGGCCGCCTGTTGACTCGCCCGGAAAACTCCGCGGCCCGTGGTGGCTCCCGGTCCGGCTGTCAGTCCGTGGCGTGGAGACCCGCGGTGTGGCCAGCGCGGTACACACGTACGTGTGGTAGCCGACCGTGCACGTCAAGTAACCGCACGAGGGGTGTCGATGATCTTGATGTGGTTGGCGGCGTCGCTACGGGGGTTCGTGGAGTGATGGAGCACGGCATGGAGATTCCGCAAGGGGACCTCGACCGCCCGGGGGTGGTCCGCTCGGCTCCACCCGAGTGCACGCATCCTCGTGAACGACTGCGTTGGGTGGGCGATTTCTCCGGGGAGCCCGATCATTGGGTGTTCCGGGTCGACTGTCTACGGTGTGGGGGTTCGTGGGACCACACCTCCGAGGACGACAACGCTCCTTGGGACCAGGTGACCCGGATGCTCGAGGAGGGCAGGTTCAGCAGGTTGTACCCAGGCCTCGGCCCCGCACGGGGCACGACCCGCGCGACCGCGGCCGTGGCCGAGCACACGACCGAGATCATGCGCGATCTCGAGAGCATGGGGGCCACGAAGTTCCCCATCGACTGATTGAGTTTCTCCGTTCGGGCCGGGGACGATTGGGCTCTTCCGGCGTGGCGACGCCGGGGTGGACCCGGTCATCAACCCGGCCGGAGAAGCTCAGTGAGAGACCGTGACCGGAGAAACTTTCGACGGTGTATCCGGAGTTTCGTCCGCTCGTCCCGTTAGGAGTGGATCATGCCCATCGATTGGTCGCAGGTGACGTTTCACAAGGCCAGTGCGTCGAGCGTCGAAGGCACGGAGTGCGTGGAAGTAGCACGAGTGGGCGATACGTTCGGCGTGCGGAACTCCAGGGACCCGCACGGGCCGGTGCTCGAGTTCACGCACGCCGAGATGATGGCCTTCGCCGACGGCGTCCGCAACGACGAGTTCGGGGTCTGACGGGAAACCGTCGGCTCCGTCCACGGAGATCGGCCCGGCGCCCCCGTTCACCGGCTCCCCGGAGCGGTGTCCCGACATCGGGTAGCCACACCCTCCTGGGCCTGCGGTTTCGCGCGGAACGGGTTTTCCGGAACGCTTCCGGATCGAACGTTTCGCGCGAAACGTTCCCGATGCGTGACGCGGACCGCCGCTCGGGGCCGCGGCGTTGTCGGCGCCTGGCGGATCCTCGACGTCGAAGCAGGTCGTCGAACAGCTCCCTCAGGACCCACCGGTCAGAATGTTGCCCGCTTCGGTGCGAACCGGAACGGAAGGCAGGGGGTCCCGGGCCGGACCGCTGACGACTTCTCCGGAGGCGGACTCGAAAACCGAGCCGTGGCAGGGGCAGCGCAGCTGGTCCCCCGCGGCCTCGACGGTGCACCCCATGTGCGTGCACACGGCGCTGTGCGCGGTCACTTCGCCCTCCTGCGGGCGGGACAGCGCGATTTTCTCCTCGGGGCCGTCGACGACCAGCGATCCACCCACCGGCACCTCGTCCATCCGGGCGAGCTGACTTCCGGACTCGGGGGGCTGGCCTCCCGAGGGGTCGGGGTGCTCGGTGGAAGTGAGTGAAGACCCCTGGTAGGAGTCGCCAGCGCATCCACCCGATGCGACGAGGCCCGCGCACGCCCCGCCCACGGCCAGTGCGCGACGTCGCGTGGTCGACCGTTCGACGTCCATGTTCCCTCCGCGGATGACTCGCTGCGATCCGTTCCTATCCGGACAATACCGGCACGGGGGTGTAATCGCCCAGTACGTTCCCGGGAGCACCGTCCTCCGCGGTGCCGGATCAGTCGAGTGTTGGAGTACGGATGGGTACGAGCTTTTCGAGCGGACCGGGGCACATCATCGCGGAGCTGCTCCGCGCGTTGGTGGCGGCGGGGTTGCTCATGTCGGCTGTGGTCCACTTCGAGCTGTGGGCACAGGGGGTGAGTGAAGTGGCGGTGATAGGCCCGCTGTTCCTGCTCAACGCGGTAGCCGGGCTGGTGTTGGCTCTGGTGCTGCTCGGCTGGAAACACTGGTTGCCCGCCGTGGGGGCCATCGGATTCGGTGTGCTGACGCTGGCCGCTTTCGTGCTGGCCGTTACCGTCGGTTTGTTCGGCTCGCACGAAGTGGCGACCGGTGTCCCGCAGCTGTTGGCTGGAGTGGCCGAGGTCGTGGTGGTGATCGGGGCGGTTCCACTGGTTGTTCTCGGCGCCCGCTCCTAGCGGGTGTTGGGCGGCCCGGTTCGATCGGGGGCGTGCGGGGGCGATCACCGGCCCGCCGCCCTCCAGGCCCCGAGGGCGACTCGCAGGCCCAGCGCGATCAGCACCGTACCGGTGATGCTCTCCAGGACCGACCGGAAGCCCTTCCTGCTCAGCAGGCCTTGCAGACCGGCCAAGAGCCAGGAGAGGAGTCTCCACCAGAGCAGTCCCGTCACCACGAAGGCCAGGGCCAGCTGCAGCGAGGTGATCGTGTGCGGCTCGTCGTTTCCGACGAACTGCGGCAGCATGGTCAGGAAGAGTATGGCGATCTTGGGGTTCAGCAGGTTGCTGATCAGCCCTTGGCGGTACGCGGCGGACAGGGGAAGCCTCGGTCCGTCACGTACCGCCGAGGGGTCGCGGCCGACATCCGTGCCGACGGTTCCGCGTCCGCCGCGCAGGCCGGAGATCAGGCTGTGGACACCGAGCCAGATCAGATAGCAGGCTCCGGCCACCTTGAGCGCGGTGTAGGCGGTCGCCGAGGCGGCCAACAGCGCGGACAGGCCCGCGACCGAGACGGTCGCGTGTATCACGACACCGGTGCAACACCCCAGTCCGGTCCACCAGCACGCGGATGAACCGCCGCGCAGGCTGTTGCGGATCCCGAGGGCCATGTCGGAGCCGGGAGTTATCGTGATCAGGACGGTCAGCAGCAGGAACGGAACGAGCTGGTCGGGCACGCCCGCACGGTACTTTCACCGGGAAAGAAGCGGGAAGGGTGCTTTTCACGGAACGAGCGGGCGCGGCGGGATGCCGGGCTCGGAGTCAGGAGTCGTTCGTCCGGGGGCTGCCGCGTTCGTGCAGCAACAGCAGGGTGTAGGCGGCGATCGACTGGGCGTCGGTCATCTCGCCCCTGGTTATCATGCCCTCGACCTCGGCGCGGCCGAACAGGGCTGCTCGCATGTCCTGCTCCTCGAGT
This genomic stretch from Actinopolyspora halophila DSM 43834 harbors:
- a CDS encoding Rieske (2Fe-2S) protein, encoding MDVERSTTRRRALAVGGACAGLVASGGCAGDSYQGSSLTSTEHPDPSGGQPPESGSQLARMDEVPVGGSLVVDGPEEKIALSRPQEGEVTAHSAVCTHMGCTVEAAGDQLRCPCHGSVFESASGEVVSGPARDPLPSVPVRTEAGNILTGGS
- a CDS encoding DUF397 domain-containing protein — its product is MPIDWSQVTFHKASASSVEGTECVEVARVGDTFGVRNSRDPHGPVLEFTHAEMMAFADGVRNDEFGV
- a CDS encoding LysE family translocator, producing the protein MPDQLVPFLLLTVLITITPGSDMALGIRNSLRGGSSACWWTGLGCCTGVVIHATVSVAGLSALLAASATAYTALKVAGACYLIWLGVHSLISGLRGGRGTVGTDVGRDPSAVRDGPRLPLSAAYRQGLISNLLNPKIAILFLTMLPQFVGNDEPHTITSLQLALAFVVTGLLWWRLLSWLLAGLQGLLSRKGFRSVLESITGTVLIALGLRVALGAWRAAGR
- the murA gene encoding UDP-N-acetylglucosamine 1-carboxyvinyltransferase — encoded protein: MSEHFRVHGGARLVGEVGVVGAKNSVLKLMAASLLAEGTTTITNCPEILDVPLMADVLRSLGCSVEIEGATTTVTTPPEISHEAVSVYMSRLRASVCVLGPLVARCRRAVVTLPGGDAIGSRPLDMHQSGLRQLGADSHIEHGAVVAEAENLHGAQIWLDFPSVGATENILMASVLADGTTVIDNAAREPEIVDLCVMLQQMGAKIEGAGTSTLTVHGVTSLEPVHHQVIGDRIVAATWAFAAAATHGDVTVHGVDPNNVNLVLEKLRGAGADISSSDSSFRVVMSSRPSAVDYVTLPFPGFPTDLQPMALALSAVADGTSMITENLFESRFRFIEELVRMGADARTDGHHAVVRGQERLSSAPVWASDIRAGVGLVLAGLCADGVTEVWDVFHIDRGYPEFVEQLRGLGAEIERVTD